From the Triticum urartu cultivar G1812 chromosome 4, Tu2.1, whole genome shotgun sequence genome, the window GATCATCTGCTGCCATCTTCCGCCGTCCCACCTTCAGGAGTGATCAACACATTCACCTCACGAGACAATACTACCATCGACGTCACCATGACACTAGACAGTGCCACCATAAAAGACCGTGTGTGGACGATAGATAGATTGCTCCGTCGTGCTTGGGCGAAttgtgggttgtgcccaccatGTAAGCATGTCGAGGTGTTTGTTGTGCACCTCATTTATCAATGTTGATACACGCAACGGGTCTGTACGGAAATCACCACTTGGCTTTGGCTGCATCACATCATGCACTCGGATTCGAGTCTGGTGGCCTCGCTGAAGGAGTGGTGGATCGAGATGGCGAATTTCAGGGGCCAAAATAAAAAGGCCATCGCCTCCTTGATGATGCTTTTTTTTGACAAAGGGTGGATTTTATTATCTCAAAATGAAGCATCAAGAGGATACAAGCATAATGAGCACACACATCCGGCTTCTGCGTAGTTAGGCTGCACACCGCCAACATCAATACACGCACACAAAAACACGCTAGCAATAGTAAATTCATATAAGACCAAAGCTATGCATAGGTGAGGAAAAAAAATGATCTGGTCTGCAATTTGGAAAGAGTGGAATGCCAGAGTCTTCCGCAATCTCAACGCCTTGATGATGTTGGCTATAATGAAGATCAAGGAGGAGAAGCGTTTGAGCAGAACTAGAACCCCTCGTCGGGTGTGGATCTGCTCACCTTGCTTCAGGCCTAGAAGGGGTCTAATGCAAGGATAGCATGGCGTTGCGTAGGGGGCTGCTTTGGTCTATTTGGACGATACGTAACAAGATTACGATTGAGAAAAAATTCCCTACTCATCCTGCTGATGTTATTTTCAAATGTCATTTTTTCCTTACATACGTGGATACCGTTGGGGAGGCAGCGTGATGCTGAGCGCATGCTTGAGGTCATGGAGCGGATCAGAAGCACCCTGATGTTGGCTCGGCAAGATGCAACGCACGATTGAGCCTATTTTGGAGTAGCTTCTCGTTTCCGGAGGCTGGATGTATAGGACGTTTAGCTATGTGTTATGTTTAAGCCTTCGTGCTTTTGGACCTAAGTATCTGTGATGTATCTTTTGGTCTGTGTTTGGTTATGTACGCAATGAACCTTGTTGGAAATTTAAAGCTAGACGCTCCTAACgtctttgttccaaaaaagaAATTCAAGGAGGAGGCCCGTTTGTGGGCTTTGGCGGGGCTACACACTTGAGTTTTTGTTATTCCGTGAGAGTAATTTTGTTCTTTCCAAATTTCCCACTGAAATTCGTGTGGTACCACTGAAATGACTAAAATATTTTGTACGGGAATGACTGAATTTTCGGTGAAATAAAGTTGCCTCCATAGGCCTGCTTCCGTAATAAAATCGATGTTATTAGAGCACATCTATAGCTCTTAAAGCTCAGTTAATTGATTGATGAACTTCCAGCCAAGAACCACATGTATGCTGCATGAGCGCAGAGAGTGAGTTTCGCATCAATACAGTGGAGAAAAAAAACGCATGGACCTCTCGTTCCTCCACCTCCCTATATGAAGCGCATCAGAGCCCTCACGGCCAAATCACACTCCTTCCTCTGCCCATCGTCCCACCATTCAGGTTTTCACATCCATCAATTACTATCTCTTATCATTTGTGTTCCCCTTGCAAATTCTTCTCCATATACGATACTATTTGATCTGTTGATATCTGCTGATCTTGCATCATGTCCGTGTCCACAGTGCGATCGAGGTGGCGAGCCATGAGCAGCGGCAACAATGGCGGCAGGAACGGGGGGCTGGAGCTCAACCTGAACCAATCGCCTCCGCCGCCCCTGGCCGCAGCGGAGAGGATGGAGGTGGACGGCGGTCATGATGAAGACGACGATGACTACAGCAACGGCTCGTCGTCGCCTAGCTCGTGTGTGTCGTCGGATGATAGCCATGGCGGCTGGGAGCCGTCGCCTATGGTGATCGGAGCGTGCGAGCGGTGCCTCTTGTACTGCATGGTGATCAAGGAGGAGTACCCCGTCTGCATCAACTGCAAGCAGCCCTTCCTTGTGGACGTCCTCCCTGCCGGCGACGACAAGAAGCGTGGCCAGCGCCAGTAAAGGAGGCGATCGAGCTCAGTTGCCGTGCGCAGTAGATGCCATTGCTCATAGAGATGGTTTAGCTCAGTTTTGGCGCACGGATCTTGGCGCGGGCTGGGGACTGAAAGCCGTTAGATTGTCCACTGCAAGTACTCCGTAGTAGCTTAGTGTAGTAGTAGTAGTTAACTTCCTTCATGATTATTTGCCCAGTCTGTGTTAATCGGTTTCTTCGATAGTTATTACCTGTCATAAGTCAGCGTTTTTATATGTAATAAGCCCCTTAATAAAGGAGCTTTTCCCTGGATAATGcagttttattctttcttttttgtgGGGTGACAGTATGTATATTCTACGAGCATCTTTAGCAGATCCCGTAAACTATCCAATCCGGCAAAATAACCGCAGTTTTACAGGACGGAGCCCATTTGCCGGTCAAATAGATCCCCTATGTTCGTTCATTCCAGATTTTTTTAGGGATCCACCAAACCGCGGCCCATTTGGTTCATATCATCCCTTATCTTTGGTAGGAGGAAAATTTCAGCTCCAACCGCTTCCCTTGCTGTCGGCGCCACGACGCCAGAGCTCAATTCTGGCCTCGCGGGAACGCCTCGACGCCGACGACCAATGGACCCTGGCCGCAACCGCTGCTCGAGCTGTTCCGCGAGGTGCGGTCGGGCGAGCGCCACAAGCTGCGGTCGCAAGTTGAGCTAGCTTGCTAGCTGCTGCTGCCGCCACCGCTAGCTACTGCCACCTGTTCCTCGCGCCCGCCCCCGCAGTCCTCGTCCTACTCCATGGTGGCGCCGCCATCGGTAAGACATGTGCTCCTTCTCTGTCCATCCCGACGAGATCCTCGCGGTGGAAGCGGCCGAAACGGACCAAATTGTAATTTAGCGAGCGTTTTCAGGGGGTTTGTGCAGTTTTGCCAGGACCATGAAATATCTTTACGGGGTCTGTTATGCCGGAACAAAAGTCATATTGTAAAAATGCGACAAAAATGTTTTATAATATCTTGTAAATCAATTTTCATATTACGGGTATACCAGATCTGCTAGATATGCTCTAACCAGCCAGCTACGCGCCCTGCCTTGCAACCGGACTGCGTTGGTTGGGAAACTGTGGTGAACAATTGCTAATGACAAATGAACAATTATCTTTATTCTTTATTACTAATGATTACATATCTATACCCACTAATACTAAAAAAATAAGAAGTGTTTCTACCACTCTAATTTCATACTCCTTCCGTCACAGATtacttgtcttaaatttgtctaaataTGAATGTATCTAACATGTTTTCTTGTTtcatacatccgtatctagacaaatatATACCAATACGTGCAAAAAAAACCTCTGATGTTTCTAGTAATCATCCCGCAGTCCAGTTTCAAGTTAGATTTTTACTTTCGCGGAA encodes:
- the LOC125553678 gene encoding protein GL2-INTERACTING REPRESSOR 2-like yields the protein MSVSTVRSRWRAMSSGNNGGRNGGLELNLNQSPPPPLAAAERMEVDGGHDEDDDDYSNGSSSPSSCVSSDDSHGGWEPSPMVIGACERCLLYCMVIKEEYPVCINCKQPFLVDVLPAGDDKKRGQRQ